The Notolabrus celidotus isolate fNotCel1 chromosome 6, fNotCel1.pri, whole genome shotgun sequence nucleotide sequence GATAATGTCCTTACCATTACTGTCCTGTGCACGTACAGGTGCCCCACGCTCACAAGACCCTCCCCACTTTCAGATTAGGCCTTTGGAAAGTTCAAGCAagtttcatgtctgttttgtatTCAACCCGTGACAGTCCAAAGAGTTACTTCAACATATATTTCTCAAGGAATAAGCCGCAACCAGACTGCATACTGCAAGCGGCTACTTGGAAGTTCGGCCCATTAAAATGCGCGGTCTGAGTTCACCAATCAGGTTCTTTGTAAACAGGAAGTTCATTACGTAACGAACGTAACGTTAGCTGGACCACAACAATCACGCAATTTACGCACAATTGTGTATTTTAtctaattattactattatggAGACTAGTATAAACACagttaatttaattaaaaatcattcacaaacgttttttattgtattttatttctgaagATGTTTGATATTGATCAAATCAGCCTCATTATGGATCCCACTCAGAATAGTCATCTGCGTGTGTGCCTGCATGTATGTACATGTGTGCgcccctccttcttcttctgttttttatttttattttttctcctctctctctctttatttattatgtatttatttatttcttttacttGTTCCTTCCCTTACCCCCTCAGTTTTGAACTGACAACTTTCCAATTGCTactatcatattattattacattattatattatgttattacTAGTATACCTTCTATTGGTTTTCCGCTGTTCCGTGTCATGTGTTGTGTACAAATGTATTAACTTTCCTTTTGCATATTTGTCTATCACAAAAAtcactaaaaaaatatattaaaaattaaaaaatatagtcATCTGCAAtaagtgttttatatgtgtcgtTGACAGGAGAAAGGTATGATCATTTCAGTCAGTTATCCCCTTTAATATGTGTTATGGCCTGCAGGAAAACATTCTTGGTTTATCCTGGCCATAGGTTGAGTAACCATGAACAAACCAGGATTCTGAAATAGATCACTTACATTTGTGAGAGTAATTTTATCTGGATGCATGAGATCAACAGAATGGTCGGATTGCACAGTTTTTGcaaaaagatataaataaattgCCCAGGATGGATGTCCTGGAGTAGCACATGGAAAAGACCCTTTTAGTCTGGAGTCTTCAGTCAGTCATGTACAAATTGACATTTTTCAGAAGCCTGGCAATGGACCTTTACTTCTGGAGGGAGATCTTTCACAtcagattattttaaaacttttattgGTAGAAATGTTTGGGTCAAAGTTCTTCATGAGATAAAAACAGTAGCATACACAGGCTGGTAAAATATGTCAAAACATGGACATCACAGTAAACTGACAATGGTTTCAGCTCGTCACTGTGTTTGATGCTGTAAGAGAGCTTTTTATTGTTGTAATTTTACTCCGTGTATGCTGAGCAAATACCTTTCAGCCTGTTCACCATACAGATTATGAGGCAGGTTGAAAAACTGTAGAGCTGTGTCTTCATATTGCCTATGTATTGTTAAATATTGTGGTAATCTGTGTGGCACAGATTACCAAGCAATTAACCATTATGCTTAGTAATTTAAGTTAAACTAACAAAGATATGTATCTTGCCTCTTCATAACAGGAATCACTAACATAATACAACAGGGATAAAGTATTGCATTTGTTTGATCTGATTAAGAAACAAATGATCAACTTGGAAAAAATGTAAGGAGATATGAAAGATCATTAGCCCCATCTAGTGGTCAAAGAAAGCACAACCATTATTGTGACCTCTGAAACCTCTGGTTGTTTCCTTTGGGACTCAGGAACCAGCAACCAGCTCAAGGCTGTGTGCTGCTGCAATCCTCAGCCCAACATGTCTTGTAACAGGATACTTACAGAGGGAAAATTACAGTCACTACAGCTTATACTTGGCTTGGATCAGGCCAGATCAGGCGCTGCCACTTTCTGTCACCCCCCActttctactgttactgtaccaaagcattttcCAACCCATTTTCCTCTACTGTTTCCCCTgttactacaacatgctaactgtctccaacaaaagcaaactcacacgcaccacaaacactgccacaaaaatcatccgcctccccacacccatcctgtctgacctcaacaacagagccatcatacgcagagcatgcaccataacactggacccccaacaccccctctactcagtcttcacactactcccatctGGTTTCAGATACAGATCCCTTTAcggtaggcgagcccggtttagCAGAAGCTCTGTCCCATcagccatagcactgctaaacaaaaTCCccatgtaatgtgtccggtgtgtttatatgtgtccagtgtgttcatatgtatTCGTAGTgtatatgtgggatgatgtgcaccattgttgcaGGGCTgcgtggatgtttattgtttatttgtgttttatatatgtattctTTGTACAGACCGTCACAACAAAtgtccttattaaggacaaataaagatctatctatctatctatctatctatctatctatctatctatctatctatctatctatctatctatctgtgaGGGATATTGTTGTTGGAAGCAGCTTGTGGTTTGCCTACATTTCTTTCTGATTTAttaactttatatttatttaccttAATCCTGGGCTGTTTTTTCAAATCACCATTTTTACTCTCAAACAAATGCCACACCTATATCCcataatcacattgagttacTTTTAGTAATACCACAAAAGAtgataaacaaacatcatgtttaTCATCTTCTACTCATCTTCTCTGTTCTGTACAGTATTTTATACTATGcgacaagtctgtgcacatttttcattgCATCATTGGTTtagtaaatatttgtaaatgtacttattaagatatgcttattcttacttctttaattttaattgctaatagctttttaataattgctatatatgctcttgtttgctttatactgttttgcacggTCTACTTTTCTgttgtaacacttaaatttccccgttgtgggacgaataaaggattatcttatcttatgtctcctttttacttgatttttcttattattatgtACCGTTTGCAACTTCTCGTGGATATCTCCTTGattctaaaagttgatgttATTTCAAGTCACAAAGCAGTGGGTGGCAGTATTGCATCTGTCTCTCCAAATTATTTTGGAAACAGCACGAAGAAGACATGAGCTAACCAGCAGCTAGCTGTGCCACAAGTTTCTACAATGTAAGCAAGCCTTGTGAGTGTACTCTGGGGGGAGGACAGTGACTTGGAGTCCTGTTGCGAAAGCTTTTTTGACAAGGTAACAGCGAATAGAGGAATGTACGTTTTTAAACTGTGTGGAGCTGTAAATCATGGTGGGAGCTTTAATCCATGCTATCGAAGAAGTAAGCTGGCTAATGTCAGTCAGACATTAGCTGAAACAACACAGTAGCCCGATTTGCTTTCTGCTTTTAGTGCTCTTAGCTGGCTGAACACTTGCTGAACGCCAAAGACATAGCTAACCTGTTAGCAAAGGCTCCCTTTAGCCTGTGAGCTAGCTACTGTTGATGATGCCTTCAGGGACTTCTAGTAAGCCTACAGTACTGTCAACATGATCTGTAATGTAACTTACTGAAGCGTAAACCTACTTGTGTAaacatcagtggtggacagtaacataGTAAATTTACTTAAGTGCAGTACTTATTTtgtgagtatctgtactttactggagtattattttttggggggaacttattacttttactccactacattcagaagacaattattgtactttttactccactacatctctatcaatgctctagttactcactatttttgctttgaagtcagctcatgaatttccttctcttttctgaaatctgatccctaagacagtaaaatgtgtttgtgtagttctgtttgtctcagtggtttagtcgtacctgtatacagagagcagatttcactcagatcaggcagtttatgtagaggtggtaatgttctccacctgagcacccatggtcatatcttcagccgaggtttttgaaatgaagaatgatacgtatcatttgaaatgttctctctgtttcccactctgcccaaacatacaaacattcactgtccaacctgagaaagtgtgttgagctacgtaacatttgtttaattccagatgaacatttcaaactaagttgtctgtgcttggagtaacttagtttctgtttttattccatggtatagtttttagagatttcaagtaatggtttctagataaagataatgtaacagaatgtactcctatgcattcttgactgaactcgttcattttgaaaatacaaagttttgagatactttcaaaagcactttgaatacttaagtatttttaaaagcaagtacttcagtagtTTAACTAAAGTAATGATTTGgcggaacaactttcacttgtattggagtaatatttgaccaagAGTATCTATATTTTGACTTCAAAGTAAttaagctgtgtactttgtccaccactatTTGacgaaaataaaataactaataTACATTGTTTTTACCGTAAAATAAGAGTCAACAAATAGGTTCGGCTAACATTAGGAGATTATTTACCTGAAAAGTACATACATAAATTGGCAGCTGTTAAACATGACGAATAACATTCAGGATTATGGCTCTGTTGTCTTTCTGACAAGCTCCAGTTATTTAGTTCTGTTATAACGTAAGATATGTTTACTCTACTGTACAAATTCAATCAAGTGTTAAGTTTATTCAAGCAATTAAGCATGATGGTTGTGTACAGAAGGAAGTATGTTTGAGCTCAGTCTGTGGTAACCATTGTAACACTAAGAACATCAGAAACTTAAAAatggtttgaaatgtgttgttctTCTCTCCTGCTTACTGTATTTACAGTTCCTGTTTGAAAGAGAGCTTAACATTGTGAGAGAACACGTCATCCTAGAAGGAGATTTTCTATCAAAGGTGGGAATCACAGGATTActcatgatacaatatgacatgattcCTGATACATTGCccataataatgatgatatcaGGGTACAACAATTTTGCAATAAATGATCAATTGCAAGTCAATCATTTATTGATAAATTATGTTGTGGTGTCAATATTGTCTCCCACCtgttttgtacttttgactGATGGACTTTGTTATccgttgtttttgatttttgattttttttgacCACCAAAGTCCAAAGGATCATGCTTTGTAAATCATATTCTGCACTCACTTATGGGATAAATGTTTCAGCCCAACATATCACCAGTTGTAGAGAGAGTCTTCCTGATGACGCCCAAATATCACTTATAGTGTGTTGAGACCAGAAGTAAAAACAAGCTTATACCCATCAGTGTTTACATACTGTAGACTGGGAGTTgagtttatttgctttatttaacaTGACCAGCAAATATTTCCTCTTCCGTCAACCAAATGCTGTCATGTCTCGTTTCATAATAACAGCTAGAGGAAACAGACCGCTTAGTTGGTTTCACTGTCTTCTCCAGAGACTGCATCTAGATAAACTTTACAGCTGATTCCCAACTACTTTGGGTCTCCGACGCCcagtttgacttcctgttaGCCAGATCAGGCTCAACTCGGCTCAGTTcaggatttgtgtgtgtgtgcatggttgACTGGGTATTTCAAAATACAATCTCAGGATGATGGAAAATCTCAAAGGTGGTTGGCTTTTCGCAACACAATGTTGTGCTAATTTCTCACTCAAGTGCAAGTTTTCAAGCAGTATGCCTGTTCTGACCGATGTGACAAGTTAGGACACCTTTGGGAAAGTAGTTCATGTTTACAGTCCTCATATATGCTTGCTTTCTCTTACAAATCGATGTTGCACTctgtttaaaacatgttctTGGATGAGAATTACAAAAGGTTTCTCATACCAGAGCAGAACTGGCAAGTGCAAGGTGAtagatggtgatggtggtgggtTGTAAGCATTCAGGCCAAGCTTCCTTTTTTAGCCTGCTGGGCCATCCACATTAGTTTAGTCTAAGCAGATACAGAGTAGATACAGAGTCAGGTCACACTGCTGAATGTCTGCTTTGTTTGGTTGACTGTAGGTTTCAACTTCAGAGGAATAAAGATGCATTAGGGACTTAATGTTAGCTCAGAATGTGGTTTTCTATGAATGATAAGGCAACTTTTGACAACTGCAGTTTgtcttcaaagttttttttagttGAGCACAGCAGTTCAATCATGAAACCCACTCAATTGCTGAAAAGCAGTGGAGCAAAGGTTAATTACAAGTGAATATGAGGGAGTCTAACTGGGACATGAAGCTTGTGAAGCTCTTTTTTTCAGCTTCCATATTaacacacaacaaactttaATGTTGGAATCTGGACATTCTTTACAGGCTTACATTATGCGGCGGGGGGAGCACGCTGCACGGGCTTTCCAGGCCCCTGTGGATGTCCATGCCAGTGCAGATGGACAGGTTTACATGTTCAGGAGGTTGCCCAATGAGTCTGCTGCATCCTCAGATGAAGAAGAGCTCACTGTCATGGAGATGAGGCCTCGCCTTTTCAGAGAGTATGAGCAGGACAGACTGAGGAACGTGCAGCTCCTAGAGCGGGAGGTCTTAGATGGTGACAATCTCAACAAGCTTGCACTACAATATGGTTGTAAGGTAAAGAATCAAGTCAATCATGTTTTGTGAATTATTTCTGGTCGCTTTAATGGCATTACAAACGATGACACAAATGtactttctttcttgtttttgtcaacaGGTGGCCGATATAAAACGAGTGAACAACCTTATGCAGGAACAAGATTTATTTGCTCTGAAATCTATCAAGATACCTGTTCAGAAACACAGCTTTTTAACTGAGGCGGCTTACACAGACCTCAGTGAACCTCAAGAGGAAACGCCACATTCATCCACCTCGCTAGTGAAGCCTGAGGACACAGCCAGAGGCCAGACACATCTAAAGGAGGTCACAGACTTTCTAATGGAGGTGGACCAGGATATTGAGAAACTGATTCAGACCACAGATGATCAAGACGAGGATTTTTTAGATAATTTGGAGCGCCAGCAGAAGTCAGGTTTGAAAGGAAGGAGCCTGACCGGTCACGGTGCGGACTGGGGGATCCAGTGGTGGAACGCTGTAGTGGCCATGCTTCTTATAGGCATCGTCCTGCCATtattttatgtcatttatttcaaaacaaaagataaTGGGGTAGTTTCACCAACAAATGGCAGTGTGGTCACGCAGGCTTCTAACATTTCTTCCAACACATCAGGGATGGGTCTTGTTACAAGAGGAGCTAGATAGTACAGACTTCAAACTCATAAAACCagagtatatattttttaagaaagTTGAGTTAAATGGTCCTAGAAGCAAGACGAAGCAAAACATTGTAACTTAAGTGCAATACCACCACATATCTATTTTACACCAGCAATATAAACCTTGTATATGACAACTGTGATGCTTGATGCAAATGCCCTTATGACTGTGTTGAAGGGAGATCGCTCTGCACAGTTCGCTCTTTTTGTTTTCGCAATTTAAGACCCCAACATCTTTATCTCATTTAGATATGCTATTTGGGATATTATTCTTTACACTCTCAGTCTTTTACTTTGAGACCTGTAATGAAGTCAGTTCGATCAATTTGAAACCCCTAAATTGAGCCCCACCAATGTGGTATTTTCAGACAAATACAAAAGGAGTTAAAATCTTTGACTTTTAACATCACCTATACAATGAATCATTTTAACTTGAATTAACTAagaggggtttttttttgtttgcatatTTTTATCATAGATGTCATCCCAGTTTTGCACTTGTTGCTGGGTctttaatactaataataatatatcTATGATGGGCCTTTACCAGCCAGCCAATGTATCAGTGGGGCTTAGTGTTATTTATTATCTTTCTTATCTGGGTTATGCAGACACTTATTTCTGTGAAGGCCTAAAAATGACTTGCCATTTCTCCAGTGCCTGTTGTCAGTGTTAACGCGCCATCCAGTTTAATCATATGAGTGTTATATATCAGGTACAGTCTAGCACATCTGTTGaaaaagtttaatattttcaacattCTGCCTAAAAATCTTTAGATGTGAGAAATGATATGACCCCGGTACTAAATCTTTGTGAGGTTAAACTGTATTTGACACGGGTTTGAGCATTATTTGTGTGCCTTGTTAACTTATTTTTGcgtctgtgtgtttattgttAAGTTATTGCCCTACACCTCACATCTGTTCTCTACTACGTCTAGGTACAATGCTAAAAAAAGTTATGTTTACAGAATTAATTTGATGCAATACACCTGATCGTattggatgtgtttgtgttgatttgacattttgtaatcatagaaatataaataagatgaacatttttgaaaatgacGTGTAGTCACGTGTAAGTTACTACAATGGACGGTGATAAATCAAAGTGCCTTAAACTTTTTGTAGTATTACAGTCGGTCTTACATTGTGAGTTTGAGTGGCTTGTCCAAtgcacttttaaaataaagaattttAATGCAgatattttattgatatatCTTTCAAACATTTCTGTGAATTTGTCTACCAATTTGGATGGGAAATTGACACAATAAATGTGCAAGGATGTTTCTTCAGCGTGGTTCTATTTGTGACCATACCCCGGCCCCTTCTTTCTGAAATGTTGCTCTGACATGTTGATGGCTTCTTTGTGTGATTGATGGGTTTTTACCCTTCCAGTTTGTGTGTTGATCTTATACtcggcacacacactcacagcataTTTCAATAAGACCATTAAACGCTGAGTGGAATTCTAATATTGTTCTAAGCAGTAATTAACCACTTGCAGTACTTATTGCCACCAGAAGATGGCAGCATGCACAAAGATTggtgttgtatttgtttttgaaaggatAGTCAGACCAAATAATTACTTGACAGCTTCTGTGCTTCTGTCTGAAGGAtgactgtatgaaacatttaTGTTAGAATATCAATgataatttatcattttttcatgatgttCAAAAGGAACAAGGacaataaagataaagaaaataagaaaaagatcTTATTGTCCTCATACTAATATTAAATGGGTTTGGGCTCCCATAAATGTTGGTTGTAGCACTTTGGAGGGTACGGGAGCTGTCTATTTTGTTAGTGAGcagttcattatttatttgtacaTGTTATTAACTCCAAGAAAGTTTTGTTACAGTTAGTtagccatttaaaaaaaaaatcttctagTAATCATGGGTATCTTCAAAGTTCAAACTGTGTGAGGAATAGCTTGAATCTGGAATAATGTGCTTGTGAAATTGCTAGAGTTACATAACCAAATAACAAAAATCTtacatgaattgcagttttaagAAATTAGCTTGAATGGCACTGAGAGAAAACCAGTCTTCAAAACTTCATTGTTACCAAAAAGTTTCAGCCCCTTTATTCAATTAGGTGAAAATTAGAACTGAAAAGTTTGAATCTATTGATTATCTTAAAAGTATGTAGACAGCCTTGAACACCCACAGTCAAGGCTTTTGGGTAACACTTTCTAGGAACTCTCCTTGGGGAAACACTGATATCAGTACTTTTACACACTGGTTTCATAATACGTTACCATTATTTTTACCTGAACCaactatatatttattattagcCATCACTGAGACCAGAAAGAAGGATTTCAAAGGCCCCGATGTAAAATGAAgggcttttttttccttctctacACAGAATTCATTGCAGGTAGGCCCATATCAGTGTCCAGCCAACAGACGGTTGTTGTGTTGGGGTCACAACTTAGATTTTGTGGTTTAAAGATAGTAAACCCGAACATTGCTGCCCAGTttgtgcacaaaaacaaaacaaaataaaacaaagatccCAAGGAGACTTTCGAACTGCTGTTGCATTCTAAAAGATCCCTTTAGATCACACAGTAGCCCTGACAGCCTACAAGTTAGAGGAAAACAAGCTATATTTTCTGAGTCTTTAAAACAAAAGTTGAAGTCTAACTCCAGTGCTACAGCAGGCTCTATGCCTTTTATTATTCTATGACCCTCGTCTCATAACTGCAGCTCACGAACCCTGCTCTGATGTAGCTCCAGGCCGCAGAGCTCTGGCTCACTGCCAGCTCCCAGGCTCAGTCTTATCCTACTGTTGATACATGCCCCCCCAAACCCCATTTCTTTCTACTTCCAACCTGGACTCCACTACTCCCTGCCTTTCTTTATTTGATGAAATCCATATCAAGTCTACTCCTGTAGAGGACATGCTTCATAAATATGATCAGATTCTTACAGGTAATAATCCAAATATGGCCCTTTAGATTGCTCTAAAAAGTTAGAATTCAAAATTCAAACTTTAGAGTATGACTCTTTTGATGCAGTTAAAAAACGTaacttttgtttgtatgtttaaagtgaaataaaaacatctttagcTATGTTTAAGCACACAGTCTACATGTTTTGGGGTGTTTGTGTCAGAAAAGCTGGTTTTAACTCCAGCTAATTTTTTGGGAGGCAGAACGTGCTTATATCAGGGTGGGGGCTGAAGTTGAGGGGACTTCCCCTCTGAACAAAGCACAACCATCCATCCAGGCAGGGTGGATGGTAAATAGAGTGAAAAGATTCACGAGGAACCCGAagctctgcagctttaagaagTTTGCACACTTGAGCAGCTGGCAGTGCGCCACTTGGCCAACATAAACAGCCCTAATCCTTTTTCCAAGGAGCTTTCAACACTCATCTCTCTGGCACATCGGCCACTgactcactctccctctctttctgtctctccctctctttctctgacatTCCTGACAGCATGCAGGTCAGCAGAGTTGTCACCAGGAGGTGCTGTGGCCCTTAAAAGATAGAAGCTGTTGGCTTTATGCTGTTGATCATTATTCACTGCTAAGGTATGTGCCTTCCTTTGATTTTCCCCTGAAGCGAAACAGGTCTCAGCTTTCACTCTTTCTTAGTGGGAAAGGAGGCTTGgtttctaaatgtcatgttgaCCCGTAGCCCACTGAAGTATGGGCTAAGATCTGTCTTTGAAAAAAGTGCAGTAGATAGTAAAAGTTAGCATGTTTTTTATCCCCCATCTCTGGACTCAGAATTCAGAGTtagaacttttaaaaaatgagtatAATAGAAATACCAATGTATATTTGGGTAAATTTCTTAATCTAAAAACCCATAGCTGTTAGAATAATAAGCAAACCTGAGCTTTCCTTGTGAGGCctagctgtatgtgtgtgtgtgtgtgtgtgtgtgtgtgtgtgtgtgtgtgtgtgtgtgtgtgtgtgtgtgtgtgtgtgtgtgtgttgatggggGGGCAGGGAGATCCAGCAGGGTTTTGATTTCCTCTGCTCTCGGGGGGATTTGGCAGACACAGGGTAATTTGTAGTGAAATTTCCAGCACAGTTTGTTTTGCAGGTGGCTGAGAACGAAGGCAGGGCGTGGTGGGGAATGAGAGAAGCAATTTGCTGTCTGTgggctgtgaatgtgtgtattgtTGCACAGCAGTAGGTTCAGTGTTGAGCCGGTATGTGCGACGGTCAGGGCTGGAGTGCTGGAAGGGAGGCAGCAGgaagacaattatttacaaACCAGATCCATAGCTGAGGTGAAGGATTCCACTAT carries:
- the lysmd4 gene encoding lysM and putative peptidoglycan-binding domain-containing protein 4, encoding MRRGEHAARAFQAPVDVHASADGQVYMFRRLPNESAASSDEEELTVMEMRPRLFREYEQDRLRNVQLLEREVLDGDNLNKLALQYGCKVADIKRVNNLMQEQDLFALKSIKIPVQKHSFLTEAAYTDLSEPQEETPHSSTSLVKPEDTARGQTHLKEVTDFLMEVDQDIEKLIQTTDDQDEDFLDNLERQQKSGLKGRSLTGHGADWGIQWWNAVVAMLLIGIVLPLFYVIYFKTKDNGVVSPTNGSVVTQASNISSNTSGMGLVTRGAR